The sequence GTTCCGGGTAAAGCGTGGTCGAAAGCAGATCGTAGAGCGGTGCAAGCTCGATCGCGCCGTCCTTGTGCAGGAGGCTAAAATTCTTGGCGTGGGCATCAGCATTGCCGATGATCAGGTTGAAGATTGCCGCATCGAGCAGCCGCAGGATGTCGCGTGGCGGACGGGTTGCTGCCCGGCGCAGCAGCGCGAAGCAATCAGGAAAATTCGGCCCGCCTTCGCTCGCATATTTGCGGTGTGACGGCACGCCAAGCGCCTGCGCGAAGTCTTCCTGATGCAGGCGGACCAGTTCGCCTGACGGACCGATGGTCCGATCATAGCGACTGATCAGCAGAAATGAACGATCGCCAACCGTACGCATTTCGACCGGTGCAACGTCAAGGCCGATGGCGCGGGCGAGCGACATGCAGAAGTATTCGTTCTCGGTCGTCCAGGGGAAACGCGTGATCGGTGGTTTGAGGATATGACTGGTCGGCTGCCCGGGTGCTGGCAGGGCAACCTGCCTGTCGATCAGAAGCACCGGAAGTTTCGATTGTGCCCCGGCCAATGACAGCCGCAACCCATCCTCGCCCGCCAGCATTGGACGCATCGGCAAATGATCGAGCAACTGGATCAGACGATCATCATCGAGAGGTTTGGGCGCTGCGGCGCTATGGGGAGTGGGGGCTTCGCCTTCAGGAAGGAGCGTCAAAGCGCCTGCCACTTCACCGCCGAGATGCTCGAGCAGCCGGAATTCATTGTCGGCGGAGACACCAAGTGCGCGGGCGATGGCAGTACGCTGGCTTTCCTCGGGCAGAATGCCGCCAAAGAAAGGCTGGCATTCCCGACGATGGAATGGCTCGACCTGCTTGGGTAGCGAGAATGAAAGCGCAGGAGCGCGAAGCTCTGTCAGCCAGCCTGGATCATAGGCAAACTGGGTTTCGCCGAAGGGGTCGAGATAGAGGGCGCCGACCACACGGCCGTCCCACCAGACGGTGAGCCTGCTGCTCATGACCGGCTCGCAGGCGGGGCGATCTGGACTTCGCAGCCGAGCGTCGTGATGACCTGAAGCACCTTGCCGAGTTGCAGCGTCGGCTTGCCAGCTTCGAGATCGACAATAAACCGCACGCCAACGCCGCTCACTGCCGCAAGCTCTGCCTGCTTCAGGTTCTGTGCCTTGCGTTCGCGGCGCACAAGGAGGCCAAGTGAATTGCTGTCCATATTACCGAACGGGAAGTTATGCTCGATTGTGGCCGATTTCAAGGCATCTATTCCCGCTCGGGAATAACATCGTGGTGCCTGGCGTCAGCTCATGCACAAATTCCCGAACGGGAATGTCAAAGCGGTGCGATATGAGGCGGTGCGCCGCAAGTTATCCCATAATCTGACCGTGCCCCGGATTTATGGGATAAGTGGGTCGTTGTAGCTCCGGGTGACATCTCTAAATTGCAGAGATCGCTCGGGATGATAATGTGAATTATGTTAAATGAAATCAAATATTTACCGGAAATCAGCGGTTCAGCTGACGTCTGCCGAGCCGAAGGCAACGCCGAGCTTCTTGCGTTTCGCCGGGGTCGCGGCGGCCTTGGGCTGCACCTTTGGTGCAGCTTCGGGCGCTGCAGTGGCCTCAGCCTTCGGGCTCTGGCCGGGCTTGCGGCCAAGGCCGATCCTGACTGCCAGTTCCTTGCGCTTGGCGGCACAGTCGGGCGCGACCATCGGGTAGTCGGTGGGCAAGCTCCAGCGCGTGCGGTACTCGGTGGGTGTCAGACCGTGCTCGGTGCCGAGATGGCGCTTGAGCATCTTCATCTTCTCGCCGCATTCAAGGCAGGTGACGGCATCGGGCTTGACCGAGGCGCGCACCGAGACGGCAGGCTTCAGCTCTGCCACCGCCGGTTCCGGTGCCTGTCCAAGCGCGGCAAGCGAAGCGTAGACCGCCTGGATCAGGCCCGGCAGGTCCGCGGTCGCGACCGCATTGTTGCTGACATGGGCAGAAACGATATCGGCGACATGATCCAGCAGTGGTTCGTTTTCCATGCGGGCGAGACCCTTTTCAATCCTCGGTCGGGGGTGTCCTAGGCGATCGGTCGCCAAGACACCATAGGAGCATCGCCGCAGCGCGGCAGGCGCAGCTTGATGCTTGAAGTCCAGGGGTTCAGGCCGCGAAGAGTTCGCCCTGGGGATTGGCAGCGCCCGGGCCCTGACGCCGCAGCGGCGCAGGTTTGCGCAGCAGGGCAAGGACGCCCGGCTTGACCACATAGACCGCGTGACGCCCGCCGCCGCGGTTCTTGTGGTTGGTGGCGTAGCCCGCATAGTGCCGGCTCATCAGCCCGGCGCGGACCAGATCGGAAATCGCGCGGCTGACATTGGCGCGGCCCACTGCCTGGACCTGCTCCTCGACCGCGACCTCGATCCGCGCCGCGTCAAACTCCGGCTTCCCAGTCAGCTCGGCCTTCAACCCCACGGCAACGCGTGCGCGCAGCGCCGCGCGGCGGGCGGGCTGCGCGCTCATCGGCAGAAGCTGGGAGCAGAGCCATTCGCGCAGAAGCACGGGCACGCCACTCTGGGCGACGAAGGGCCCGGCCTGCCCGCGCCCATCGGCAATTTCGGCGACCAGTTGGAGGACGAGAAACGCGTAGCGCGGGCGGTTCGAGGCTTCGACCAGGACCGCGTAGATCCCACCGACGCCAGTGATTTCTTGGGCTCGTTCCATCGAACAGTATTGAGCACAAAAGGTGAATCCTGTGAATCCCCTTTGTACCTTGCGCTGTCGTTTGTCGCCCGTGACACTTCGCCCGGAGGCGCCAAGTGGTTGCGCGGCCACGTGCGCTGCCCTTTCTCCGCGACCGTTTTCGAGATTGTGCAGGCATGATCGATGACCTGCCCTTCCGGTCATGTCACGCGCGCAGCGCAACATGACACTCTGCCCGAGGGCAAAGTGTCACAGATGCCATGCCCGAAGGGGCGCAAGCCGCCGATCTGGCAGGCAAAAAATAGGGCCAGCGTGAGCCAGCCCCTTGGAAAGTTTTGGGAGAGGATGCCTGAAAGGCACTGCTGATATGGGTGCAAGACCCTGATGCTGCAAGTGCGAAATAAACGCCGCGCGTTGGCTTTTTCGCAACCGGTGTTTCACTCGCCGCAGCGTCTACATGAGTGATGGGGGGCTGGTCTTGGCCCAATGGGAGGCGGCGCTGCCGCCTCCCGGGCTCGGGTTTAGAGGAAGAGGACTTCCTCGGCGACGATCTCGACCGCGTAGCGCTCGATGCCCTCCTTGTCGGTCCACTTTGAGTAGTGGAGGCGGCCCTGCACTTCGATGAGGTCGCCCTTCTTCTTGTGCTAGGCGACCGAGGTGCCGAGGCCGTTGAAGGCGGTGACGCGGTGGAATTCGGCGAGGGTCTCGGTGTAGCCGGCCTCGTTCTTGACCGTCTTGCCGTCGACCAGCTTGGGGCGATCGGTGACGAGGGTGAACGAAGTGATCGCGGTCTCGCCGGCGTGGCGGGTTTCAGGAGCGGCGGCGATGCGGCCGATCAGGATGACGAGGTTCTTCATGGGGTATCTCCGTGCCTTGAACTCGGCGGAACCGCCCGCCGATGAACACCACAGGCAGGGCCAAAGGCCCGGGCCCGCACCGAACTCATGTGAGGGAAACCCAAAAGCGAGGAGTGGTGCGGCAAGCCCGAAGGGCTTCACGGTCCGCTGCTTTTGGGTTGCGGCTTGGGACTGGCGCTGCAGGGTTCATCGGCAAACGAAGGGCGGTTTCGTCAGGTCAGGCCCAGCGGATCCCCGCAAAGGTCAGACCCGTCAGCCTCGGCCTTTTCGCCAGGACTTCTCTCACCCGCCAGCGCCCGCGACAGCGGGCATTGCCTTCCTCGGCCCCGCCCCATGCCAGTCAGAGGCGTGTGGGGTCACACGAGGCCACGCCCAGCCCCTCCTCGTCCTGCGCCATGCGCTACGGCAGGGGTCTTCGTTAGATACGAAAGCTGGCGCCCGCAGGCGGGCAAGGCTCGGCCCCCTCGAAATGGACGCCCAGCGCCAGGGCCGCGCGAGGCCTTGCGCAACCAGATAGTTGCCGGCGTCCACCCCGTTCACCGAGACCGTGGCAAGCGTCCGCCCATAGGGGTCGGTGCCGAGCCGCGTGATCATGACCCGCCCGCGCGACAGTAGCCGCGCAAGGGCAACCCGCGAGGCTTCGCCCGCGGCAAAGTCGCTACCCAAGCGTAGGACCGCCTCCGGTCCTGGCACTTGGGACTATTGGGCAGTTCGGGCGCATCGATGTTGGCGATGCGGACCCGCTCACGGCCGCAGCGGATCGTGTCGCCGTCGTGAACCGAAGGCGACATGCAAAGGGCGGCGGCAGCAAGGAGGATCGGCATGAGGCGGAACCTAGCGCCCTCGCCCGCCCGCGCCAACCAGCCTCACCGCTTCCTCCACTGGCCCCGATCGTGACCCGAGAGGGCCGGCATTCATGCCGGCGAGTTTGGGTGGGCGGCGGTGCGACAGCGCCGACGCGCGCCCTAGCGAGTAGAGCGGGTCGCCGCGGGGCCCGCGTGGGGCGCGGGCGCCGGGGTGCCCATTCCCCTCTTCACCTCGCCACATCCCGGCAAAACCGGTATGAATGCGCTTCAATGCGACCTGCCCGGCCCCGCTGCCGCAGGCAGAGCTGCCGAAGGGAAAGGATCCCGGCCCATGGCTGAACCACAGCAAATGCCAAACGCTCTGCAGGTGGCGCGCGCCATGACGCAAGTCCTGCGCGCGAAGCTTGCCGTATTCGGTGCTGAAGAGATCATGCTCACGCGCGAGGAAGCCGCGCTGTGCCTCGGCCTTGCCGAAGGCGTGGCCGAAGGCCTGGAACAGGACACGCAGCAGGACCAGTAGGGTTCTCGGGCTGCGACCTACCGGACGTTGAGCCCCAGTTCGCCGAGCAGCTGCCCAGCCTGCTCGCGCGAGATCGTCGCTCCGCGAAACAGCCCGGCATCGACAAGGCGCAGGCCGCCGAGGTCAGCGCCGCGCAGGTCAGAGCCCTCGAAGCGCGATCCGGCGACCATTGCCTCGCGCAAGGAACAGTCCTCGAAGACAGTTATGCGGAAGTCGCCCTTGCGCAGATCGGCACCGGACAGATCGACCCGGCGCAGGGTTTCCTTGCGGAATGAGAAGCCGGGCAGCTTTGCCGAGACCAGCAGCACTTCCTCGAAGTGGATGTGCATGGCGCGCGCCTCGGTGAAATCGGCGCCGGTGAGCTTGGAGCCGGTGAACCGGGTCGAGGTCAGGGTGGCCCGGCGCATCGCGCAATTGTTCCAGTCGCCGCCGATGAATTCGGCTTCGCTGAGGTTCGCGCCCGAGAAATTGGCGAACGGTCCCCGGCAGCTCTGCCAGACCGTACCTTCAAGCTTTGCCCCCGCAAGATCGCTGCGCCGCAGGTTGCAGCGTTCAAAGCGCCAGCGGGTGAGGTCGAGCCCGGAGAGGTCGGCCTCCTCGAGGTCGCAGTCGACCAGTGTGCGCGGCGTCCTGCCGATCAGGCGCTCGATGTCGCTGCGCGCCAGAGTGGCGCCCGCGATGGGCTGCGAAGCGAAAAGGTCGTCCATCACAGGACCGGTAGCGCGGCAAATGCCGCCACGCCAGCAAACCGCGGGGCGGGCTCCACGGTTGCACCGCGCTAGGTTCGAAGCGCCCGCGCGGCGGGCTTGCCGCGCCCGCAAGGCCAGCATAGACTGACCCCAGCGCGCTCATCCGGGGCCGCGTCAAACCAAAGGAGATGCGCGAGAGGTCGAACGGGCAGCGTCGATCGCGAGAAATTGGAGCAGACCCCAATGATCCAGCGATACCGTGTGCTCGGCCGCAGCGTGGCCGAAGGCGATGAACTTCAGCCCGTCTTGCGCGAAGCCTACGAGCGCAAAAGCCCGGTCCATTGCGAATGCCGCAAGGGAACCGAGCTCCCCCTCTACATCTCGCACCGGCAGAATGGCTATGTACTCGCGCGCTGGCCGGGCTCGGGCGCGCGCCACGCGACCGCCTGCGATCACTACGAGGCGCCGGACTATCTGACCGGCATGGGCCAGGTGCGCGGGAGCGCGGTGCTTGACGATGAGACAAGCGGCGAGACCAGCTTGAAGCTCGGCTTCCCGCTCTCGCGCGGGGCCGCCCGGCTCGCGCCCGCGGCGCTGACCAATGACAAGCCGACGGTGAAGTCGTCGGGTCAGAAGCTCTCGATACGCGGGCTACTCCATGTCCTCTGGGACCGGGCCGAGCTCACCCACTGGCATCCCAAGATGGCGGGCAAGCGGACATGGTTCGTGGTGCGCCGCGCGCTGCTCGAGGCAGCGGCAAGCTGCCGGGCCAAGCAGGAAGCCCTGCCCCACGTGCTGTTCGTGCCCGAGAGCTTCAAGGTCGAAGAGAAAGAAGAAATCCGGGCCCGCCGCCGCGCGGCGCTTGCCCGGGTCTATGCCTCGCAGGGCGACATGATGGTGGTCGTGGGCGAGATCAAGGAGATCGTTCCCGCGCACGGCGCCGAGAAGATCGTCCTGCGTCATGTCGGCGACATGCCGTTCGTGATGGACCAGGACATGGCGCGGCGCTTCCACAAGCGGTTCGCCGGCGAACTCGCGCTATGGCAGGCGCAGGATGGTCCGAACGGCAAGAGCGGCCACCTGGTTCTCGCCGGCTCGTTCGCGCGGCGGCGCGAGGGTACTTTCGACCTCATCGAGGTGGCGCTGATGCCGGTCACGCCCGAGTGGCTGCCTTATGAGAGCAGCGACGAGCGCTACCTCGTCGGCAAGGCGGTCGCGGAGAAGCGGCGGTTCGTGAAGGGCCTGCGCGTCAATCTCGACACCGAGACGCCGATCGCCAGCCTGGTGCTCAAGGACACCGGCGAGGAAGCCAGCGCCATCCACATCCACGACCGCGACGACGAGGTGGCAGAGCCGCTGGAAGCGCTGCTCGCCGGGCAAGGCGTCGCTCACCTGCTGTGGAAGGAAGGCGAGCCGCTCCCGGCCCGCGTCAGCCGGCCGCCGCGGCGCAGCTGGGACGCGCAGCAGGCCGCCTGAGCAGGCTCAGTCGTCCGACCGGGGCAGCGGTTTGGTCGGCAGCAGGTCGAGACGCCGGGGCGTGTCCCCAACTGCCCGCAAGGCTTCGAGCCGCGCCGCAACCTCGCCCTCGTGCTGGGTGATCTCGATGCGGTTTAGGCCAACGATGGTCCATACCGCAAGGTCAGGCTGCTCGGTCACGTGTACCGAGTAAGCGATGGGCAGCTTGGCGGGATAGAGCCAGAGCAGCAGTACCGGCAGCGCGGCGAGATTGGGTTTGCCGCCCGTCGCCGCGAGCGTCATCACGCCGCCCTCGCGGTCATACCGGCAGGTGATCCCGAGCGGCTGCGGGTGCCCGGCAAGGCCGAGGATCGTCTCACGTGGCCGAGCGCCGAACATCGCGTCGAGTTCGGCCGGGGGTTCAGCTTCTGTATTCTCAGCCATTTCGGCGAGGAACAGTTCGACCGCGGCGAAGCGCGCGGCTTCCTCATGGGTGCAGGCAAGTTCGAGGGTGAGCGTGATCGAGGACATGGCTGGGGCTTTCGTGTTGCCGCGCGCGCGCCGCGTCCCGTTGCCAGGGCAGGGGGTAGAACGGCGGATACGCGCGGAATTGAACGGGTCAGAGGACGAGGTGGTGCTCGACGTGCGAACGCTCGCGCGGCCTCTGGAGGTTGAAGACGGGGACGGCGTGGCTCGCCGCAATGCGCAGCGCCTGGCCGGTGCCGCCCGAAGCCTCGCCGTCGGCGGTCCAGCACAGCACGAATTCCGCCGGGCTATCGAGGCTGGGACCCAGAACCTGGAACACGTTCCTGGTGTGGAGCGCCTGGACGAAGCCCGAGAGCCCAGCAAAGGCCGGATGATGCGCCGCGGCGATCGTGCAGGCCCTGTCCCAGAGCTCGGCGCCGAGCGTTTCGGGATGCATGGTGCTTGTCGATCCGCGCCAGCCCGCCGCCGGCAGGAAGATCTGCGCATCGCGGCCGGCGCCGCGTTCGAACGCGCTGTCGGCGCCGATCGCGTGGCCCGAGCGCAGGACATAGCCGCGCTTGGTGAGCGCGAAGGCGGCGCGGGTCATCAGGCTGAGGATCTCGGGCGGCGTCGCGCGCGCACCGATCCCGGCATAGAAGCGAGGCATGGACTTGGACTCCCTCTAGGAACGTCCAGTTCCAGCCCCCTCCCCTTACCCGGTGTCCGCGGCAGCGACCGTGGCAGGACCGTAGGCGGCGAGCAGGTTGCGGTGGAGCACCGCGTTCTGCGCGGGGAAAAAGCTGCCGTCGGCGTTCGCCCGGGTGATCTGGAGCGCGGCGGTGATTACCTCGCGGAATGGGCGCATGACGGCGCGCGAGCCGTCGTAAGTTACCGGCTGCGGAAATCCCGCCGCGATCCAGGTGGCCGGTTCGACAAGGTCGTCGAGCCAGGCCTGCCCGTCTTCGGGCAACGTCTGTTCCGATGAGACCAGCCAGAGCGTCCGGTATATCCCGAAATCATGGGCATTGGCGACAAGAGCAAAGCCGAGCGGCAGCGGCGGCTCGCCGTTAAGGGCAATGATCGCGGCTTTATAGGCGAGCAGTTCGAGGGTGTTGGCGGCGGCAAAGTCCGCGCATTGCCCCAGCTGCGCACAGGGTTCATCGGCGGGACCTGCGCCGAGTTCGAGGATCCGGTGCCGACTCATCGCGCGGCCTCCTCGCAGGCGTCGGGGTACCAGGCGAGTTCCACCGCGTCGGGATGGGCGGTATCGAACTCGGCGATGCGCGCATGGGTAATGAGGCCCGCGCGATCCCTGAGCCCAACATAGCCGCCGTAGAAGCGGCCCCCCGCAGCAACGAACTGTGCGTGGATGTCTTCGCTCACCGCCTCGGTGACGAAAAAGCCCGGCACTCCGGTGATGTGGGCTGGCGGCAGGACGCCGAGCATGTCGTCGAAGAAGGCTTCGGTCACCCGCGAGAGCGAAAAGCTGGCGAGCACTACCTCACGCGAGGGGGCCAAAAGGGCGGCATCAGTCGCAGTCATCGCTTGGCCCTCCAGTGATCTCGAAGGCCGGGATGGTCACTTCGGCACGGGCAATTTCACGCTTGAGATCGCGCAGCCGGGTGAAGTTGCTGATCCACGACGGCGGGAAGAGGACGTACTCGTCCTCGCTCGCCGTGTAGTCGCGCATCGGGCCTTGCCCATCGAACAGGATGATTTCGGGGAGATAGGCGCCGAGGGAGCCGCCCGACCAGCAGCGGAACGGCAGTCCGTGCTCGGCGCAGAAGGCGTCGATCTCGGGAATCTGCCCGCCGTTGAGTTCGGTCCCGTAAAGCTCGAGCGGCTCGCCGAGGGGGAGCACTGCCGGATCGAAGGGTTCGCCGTCCCACTCGGTGCGCAGGTCATAGTCGGCCGCATGTGCGGCAAAGGCTTCGAGATGT is a genomic window of Novosphingobium pentaromativorans US6-1 containing:
- a CDS encoding type II toxin-antitoxin system HipA family toxin yields the protein MSSRLTVWWDGRVVGALYLDPFGETQFAYDPGWLTELRAPALSFSLPKQVEPFHRRECQPFFGGILPEESQRTAIARALGVSADNEFRLLEHLGGEVAGALTLLPEGEAPTPHSAAAPKPLDDDRLIQLLDHLPMRPMLAGEDGLRLSLAGAQSKLPVLLIDRQVALPAPGQPTSHILKPPITRFPWTTENEYFCMSLARAIGLDVAPVEMRTVGDRSFLLISRYDRTIGPSGELVRLHQEDFAQALGVPSHRKYASEGGPNFPDCFALLRRAATRPPRDILRLLDAAIFNLIIGNADAHAKNFSLLHKDGAIELAPLYDLLSTTLYPELSPKLAMKIGGKHLLNELEPRHWDKFAVDCGLGAPFVRTRIRQLCEAVIAGLDNEFTGPTWAADGFVPVIALVRERAGLLGGKL
- a CDS encoding type II toxin-antitoxin system Y4mF family antitoxin; the encoded protein is MDSNSLGLLVRRERKAQNLKQAELAAVSGVGVRFIVDLEAGKPTLQLGKVLQVITTLGCEVQIAPPASRS
- a CDS encoding MucR family transcriptional regulator, which produces MENEPLLDHVADIVSAHVSNNAVATADLPGLIQAVYASLAALGQAPEPAVAELKPAVSVRASVKPDAVTCLECGEKMKMLKRHLGTEHGLTPTEYRTRWSLPTDYPMVAPDCAAKRKELAVRIGLGRKPGQSPKAEATAAPEAAPKVQPKAAATPAKRKKLGVAFGSADVS
- a CDS encoding pentapeptide repeat-containing protein, which codes for MDDLFASQPIAGATLARSDIERLIGRTPRTLVDCDLEEADLSGLDLTRWRFERCNLRRSDLAGAKLEGTVWQSCRGPFANFSGANLSEAEFIGGDWNNCAMRRATLTSTRFTGSKLTGADFTEARAMHIHFEEVLLVSAKLPGFSFRKETLRRVDLSGADLRKGDFRITVFEDCSLREAMVAGSRFEGSDLRGADLGGLRLVDAGLFRGATISREQAGQLLGELGLNVR
- a CDS encoding DUF1173 domain-containing protein — protein: MIQRYRVLGRSVAEGDELQPVLREAYERKSPVHCECRKGTELPLYISHRQNGYVLARWPGSGARHATACDHYEAPDYLTGMGQVRGSAVLDDETSGETSLKLGFPLSRGAARLAPAALTNDKPTVKSSGQKLSIRGLLHVLWDRAELTHWHPKMAGKRTWFVVRRALLEAAASCRAKQEALPHVLFVPESFKVEEKEEIRARRRAALARVYASQGDMMVVVGEIKEIVPAHGAEKIVLRHVGDMPFVMDQDMARRFHKRFAGELALWQAQDGPNGKSGHLVLAGSFARRREGTFDLIEVALMPVTPEWLPYESSDERYLVGKAVAEKRRFVKGLRVNLDTETPIASLVLKDTGEEASAIHIHDRDDEVAEPLEALLAGQGVAHLLWKEGEPLPARVSRPPRRSWDAQQAA